In a genomic window of Aggregatimonas sangjinii:
- a CDS encoding DUF2062 domain-containing protein: MQQLNCCVLIPTYNNAGTLKRVLDGVLEYTPNILVVNDGATDRTAEILSDYAQITTIHLPKNKGKGNALKIGFAEALKAGYHFAITIDSDGQHFPEDIPVFLDALEQGDTRNALYIGARNMAQSDVPGKSSFGNKFSNFWFRFETGKRLTDTQCGYRLYPLKEISALKLHTPKFEFEIEVIVKAAWNGTLVENVPVKISYDGEERVSHFRTVPDFARISVLNTWFVIVAIFYIKPRDFFRKIKKKGIKKFLIENVLKHNDPPKKKALSIALGVFLGIAPFWGFQTLLVFALAVFLKLNKAIAFAFSNISIPPMIPFIVYASVQLGVLITGEDISFSMESLTENFGALKHLKTYIIGSLTLATIASVLFGAISYLVLILTAKRKIVTDNG; the protein is encoded by the coding sequence ATGCAACAGCTGAATTGCTGTGTGCTTATACCGACCTACAACAATGCGGGCACACTGAAAAGAGTTCTAGACGGCGTTTTGGAATATACGCCAAATATCCTGGTGGTCAACGATGGCGCTACGGACCGCACCGCCGAAATCTTATCGGACTACGCCCAGATAACCACAATACACCTTCCTAAAAACAAAGGCAAGGGAAATGCCCTAAAAATAGGTTTTGCCGAGGCATTAAAAGCTGGCTATCACTTTGCAATTACCATCGATTCCGATGGGCAACATTTTCCAGAGGATATTCCGGTTTTTTTAGATGCCCTCGAGCAGGGCGACACTAGAAATGCGCTGTATATCGGGGCGCGAAATATGGCCCAGTCAGATGTACCCGGCAAGAGCAGTTTTGGAAATAAGTTCTCGAATTTTTGGTTTCGATTCGAAACGGGAAAACGGTTAACAGATACCCAATGTGGTTACCGCTTGTACCCTTTGAAAGAAATTAGCGCACTAAAGTTGCATACCCCGAAATTCGAATTTGAAATAGAGGTTATTGTAAAAGCCGCTTGGAACGGTACTCTGGTCGAAAATGTACCGGTAAAAATATCCTATGACGGCGAGGAGCGGGTATCCCATTTTAGAACCGTCCCTGATTTTGCCCGTATCAGTGTCTTGAATACATGGTTCGTTATTGTGGCCATTTTTTATATAAAACCGCGCGATTTCTTTCGAAAAATAAAAAAAAAGGGGATTAAAAAGTTCCTCATCGAGAACGTTTTAAAGCATAACGATCCGCCAAAAAAGAAAGCACTTTCCATCGCTTTGGGAGTATTCTTGGGCATTGCCCCCTTCTGGGGTTTTCAGACCCTTTTGGTATTTGCATTGGCAGTATTCCTAAAACTGAACAAAGCCATTGCCTTCGCTTTTTCAAATATCAGCATCCCCCCGATGATTCCGTTTATCGTTTACGCCAGTGTGCAACTTGGTGTTTTGATTACAGGGGAGGATATTTCCTTTTCCATGGAAAGCCTTACGGAGAACTTCGGCGCCCTCAAACACTTGAAAACCTATATCATCGGCAGTTTAACTTTGGCGACCATTGCTTCAGTACTCTTTGGAGCGATAAGTTATCTCGTGCTTATCCTGACAGCAAAACGAAAAATAGTTACCGACAATGGGTGA
- a CDS encoding 1-acyl-sn-glycerol-3-phosphate acyltransferase produces MGEVFSSAYAWIARNKWVSLLGLLLLVLGLLAVGSRIQFEDDITSLIPANDKAKRIQKVLRSITFTDKIVVNIQKGPNGSVDDLTQYATEFLDSVQSTQSEFIKNVQGRVNDEDIPNTLNLIYENLPLFLENGDYAQIRTKLSKDSIAKITEKNYRTLISPSGIIAKKTIVKDPLGLSFMALKKLQQLGIGDDFKLKNGFLLDKDETNILLFITPTYGSNGTDKNIPFSDALYKLQEELNKKYGGKTVSEYYGAALVAVANAKQIRYDIQFTVSIAMTVLIILLIFFYNKVTLPLILFAPTLFGVLLSVAFLCLLRTKISAISLGIGSVLLGVTLDYALHILTHIRNGKSTESLYKEVAPSILMSSLTTASAFLCLLFLESQALQDLGIFAAVSVMGASVFALLFIPQVYRTVKKEHAKTFLDRLAGYRLHRNKWALGLVALVMLISVFTYGTVIFNKDLTKLNYESEVLKDARVRLEKLTDISSKSIYLSTYGEDTETVLQRNDSIFQKLKLLKENEQIISYSSIGGLIRSQKSQQQKIAAWNRFWKPDLKATVRENLVESGDEFGFKPTTFNDFYETLDADFQPLQLADYSAINSFAIDDFIVEDDNGTTITSLVKINAPHVDAIRAMFKDTPNTLLIDRQQVNETFLGNLKNDFNSLIGYSLVVVLLILFLFYRRFSLTLVTSIPIFLTWFLTVGIMGLFGIEFNIFNIIICSFIFGLGVDYSIFITNALFTQYRTGDRTLPTHKTSIILSVITTIAGVGVMIFAKHPVLYTISLVSIIGILCAAFVSFTVQPLLFRLFIGSHKKRPISPRYLIHSLLSFGYFGIGGFLLSVYAGFRLKISPKSRLRPNLGFHKTVSKLMGSVLYTNPFVSKKIINPHNESFEKPAMLIANHTSFLDILVVGMLHPKIIFLVNDWVYNSPIFGSAAKLAGAYPVSAGMEKGEAYLKEKVAQGFSLIAFPEGTRSNSNKIKRFHKGAFYLAEQFGLDLLPVLIHGNSEVLPKGSFIIRDGSITIELLPRIEQDDKHYGENYTARSKTIGAYFRTEFRRLRNTIETETYWQKTLLEHYRYKGDTVFSIIKKDLAHYQEPYHRILKVVGTKDSIVHLSDAFGQLDLLLALDSIDRKINVFLKNSDAQKLLENNFLTQQYSKITIHDSIERAMQLSATVLILDFGTFENTPLDQKIWEVFDTIVLLKEAVHGFSNSLQESGFAISEQSDNFMVLLKNNPTT; encoded by the coding sequence ATGGGTGAAGTCTTCTCAAGCGCGTATGCATGGATAGCCCGTAATAAATGGGTAAGCCTTCTGGGCCTCCTGTTACTTGTTCTGGGTTTATTGGCCGTCGGTAGCCGAATACAGTTCGAAGATGATATCACTTCGTTGATTCCAGCAAACGATAAGGCCAAACGAATTCAAAAAGTACTGAGGTCGATTACGTTTACCGATAAGATCGTCGTCAATATTCAAAAGGGCCCAAATGGTTCCGTTGATGACCTTACCCAATATGCCACGGAGTTTCTAGACAGTGTACAAAGCACCCAAAGCGAATTTATCAAGAACGTGCAAGGGAGGGTAAACGATGAGGATATTCCCAACACATTGAACCTTATCTACGAAAATCTCCCCTTATTTTTAGAGAATGGGGACTATGCGCAAATACGTACCAAACTGTCAAAGGACAGTATCGCTAAAATCACCGAGAAAAACTACCGAACGCTCATTTCCCCTTCGGGCATCATCGCTAAAAAGACCATTGTAAAAGATCCTCTAGGATTGTCATTTATGGCTCTAAAAAAACTGCAGCAACTGGGCATCGGAGACGATTTCAAGCTTAAAAATGGTTTTTTGTTGGACAAGGACGAAACGAACATCCTTCTTTTCATCACACCAACTTACGGATCGAACGGTACCGACAAGAACATTCCTTTCTCCGATGCGCTATATAAATTGCAGGAAGAGCTGAACAAGAAATATGGTGGTAAAACCGTAAGCGAATATTATGGGGCGGCCCTGGTGGCAGTGGCCAATGCCAAACAAATTCGGTATGACATTCAGTTTACGGTAAGCATTGCCATGACAGTCCTGATCATACTGCTTATTTTCTTCTACAACAAAGTAACGCTACCCCTTATTCTCTTTGCTCCCACTCTTTTCGGGGTATTATTGTCCGTTGCATTTCTCTGTTTGCTGCGCACCAAGATTTCAGCGATCTCATTGGGTATTGGATCTGTTCTACTCGGCGTTACCTTGGATTATGCGCTACATATCCTGACCCACATCCGAAACGGAAAAAGTACCGAAAGCCTTTACAAAGAAGTGGCGCCTTCTATTTTAATGAGCAGCCTTACTACGGCCTCCGCTTTTTTGTGTTTGTTGTTTTTAGAGTCCCAAGCGCTGCAGGACCTGGGTATTTTTGCAGCGGTCAGCGTTATGGGCGCATCGGTTTTCGCATTACTTTTTATTCCACAGGTATACAGAACCGTCAAAAAAGAGCATGCCAAGACCTTTCTAGACCGTTTGGCCGGGTACCGTCTGCACCGGAACAAATGGGCCCTTGGTTTGGTAGCCCTTGTCATGTTAATAAGTGTCTTTACCTATGGAACGGTTATTTTTAATAAGGACCTCACTAAACTCAATTATGAATCGGAGGTACTAAAGGACGCCCGGGTACGGTTGGAAAAATTGACCGACATCAGTTCGAAATCGATTTACCTGTCTACCTACGGGGAGGATACCGAAACCGTATTACAGCGAAACGATTCAATTTTCCAAAAGCTAAAACTCCTCAAGGAAAACGAGCAGATCATTAGCTACAGCTCTATTGGTGGATTGATTCGTTCACAGAAAAGCCAACAGCAAAAAATCGCCGCTTGGAACCGTTTTTGGAAGCCCGACCTCAAAGCTACCGTTCGGGAAAATCTTGTGGAAAGCGGAGATGAATTTGGTTTTAAACCAACGACGTTCAACGATTTCTACGAGACCCTCGACGCCGATTTTCAGCCATTGCAGTTAGCGGACTACAGCGCAATAAACTCGTTCGCCATAGATGATTTTATTGTCGAAGACGACAATGGCACCACCATTACCTCCCTGGTAAAGATCAACGCCCCTCACGTCGATGCCATCCGAGCCATGTTCAAAGACACGCCCAATACCCTTTTGATCGATCGCCAACAGGTAAACGAGACCTTTTTAGGAAATCTGAAAAACGATTTCAACAGCCTGATCGGCTATTCGTTGGTAGTCGTGTTGTTGATTTTGTTTTTATTCTATAGGCGCTTTTCATTGACCTTGGTCACCAGCATCCCTATTTTCCTGACTTGGTTTTTGACCGTGGGAATCATGGGGCTTTTTGGTATCGAGTTCAATATCTTCAACATCATCATCTGTAGTTTTATTTTTGGCCTGGGGGTCGATTACAGTATTTTTATCACGAACGCGCTCTTCACCCAATACCGTACGGGCGACCGAACCTTGCCCACGCATAAGACTTCAATCATTCTTTCGGTCATTACGACCATCGCCGGCGTCGGGGTGATGATTTTTGCCAAGCATCCCGTGCTATACACAATATCATTGGTGTCGATTATAGGAATTCTATGTGCCGCCTTCGTATCCTTTACCGTACAGCCCTTATTGTTTCGTTTATTTATCGGTAGCCATAAAAAAAGACCGATTTCGCCGCGGTATTTGATACATTCCTTATTGTCATTCGGTTATTTTGGAATAGGAGGGTTTTTGCTTTCCGTTTACGCAGGGTTCCGACTCAAAATTTCCCCTAAAAGTAGACTACGGCCGAACCTTGGTTTTCACAAAACGGTTTCTAAATTGATGGGATCGGTACTCTATACCAATCCTTTTGTTTCTAAAAAAATCATAAATCCGCATAACGAGAGCTTTGAAAAACCGGCGATGCTCATTGCGAACCACACATCGTTTCTGGACATTTTGGTCGTTGGGATGTTGCATCCCAAAATTATCTTTTTGGTCAACGATTGGGTCTACAATTCGCCTATTTTCGGGAGTGCGGCAAAACTAGCCGGGGCCTATCCGGTTTCCGCGGGCATGGAAAAAGGAGAAGCATATTTAAAGGAAAAGGTAGCTCAAGGATTTAGTTTGATCGCCTTTCCCGAAGGAACGCGATCCAACAGCAACAAAATAAAACGCTTTCACAAAGGGGCGTTCTACTTGGCGGAACAATTTGGCCTAGATTTGTTGCCCGTATTGATTCATGGAAATTCGGAGGTGCTCCCAAAAGGAAGTTTTATCATTCGGGACGGAAGCATTACCATTGAATTACTGCCTCGAATCGAACAAGACGATAAGCATTATGGTGAAAACTATACCGCACGTTCCAAAACTATCGGAGCGTACTTTAGAACGGAGTTCCGGAGGCTTCGCAATACCATTGAGACCGAAACCTATTGGCAGAAAACATTGTTGGAACACTACCGATACAAGGGCGATACGGTATTTTCAATAATTAAGAAAGACCTCGCACACTATCAGGAGCCCTATCATCGTATTTTAAAAGTTGTCGGCACCAAGGATAGTATCGTACATCTTTCGGATGCCTTCGGTCAGTTAGACTTGCTTCTGGCGCTCGATTCCATCGACCGAAAAATTAACGTGTTTCTAAAGAACAGTGATGCTCAAAAACTGCTTGAAAACAATTTTCTAACCCAACAGTATAGCAAAATCACTATCCATGACTCGATTGAAAGGGCCATGCAACTCTCCGCAACTGTTTTGATATTGGATTTTGGTACTTTTGAAAACACCCCTCTTGACCAGAAAATATGGGAAGTCTTTGATACCATAGTACTGCTTAAGGAAGCAGTGCACGGGTTCTCCAATAGCCTACAAGAATCGGGTTTCGCTATTTCTGAACAAAGCGATAACTTTATGGTTCTTTTAAAAAATAATCCAACAACATGA
- a CDS encoding phytoene desaturase family protein gives MKDHYDIVIIGSGMGGLVAANIMAREGRSVCVLEKNNQYGGNLQTFVRERTIFDTGVHYLGGLSEGQNLHRYFKYLDILEGLEFKRLNEDGFDIITFDNDPNEYAHAQGYTNFENSLIAQFPEEENAIRTYTAKLRETCAKFPLYNVQVGKPYYEDSDMFEFPAKPFIDSLTENETLRAVLAGSNLLYAGDAEKSPFYVHALSVNSYIESAYRCADGGSQITKLLIRKLKEHGGDAFKHQEVIDFEVVDKNVVSVTTAQGLVVKGDVFISNIEPKTTVKLVGEEHFRKSYSKRIAEIDSTISAFSIHAVLKPNTFKYLNKNYYHFKDYDAVWNGHEYTEENWPRTYMVSMGVRKNQDEWGDQLTAISYMHYNEVAQWEDTFNTVARKNDRGQTYTEFKKAKTEIFLNELEKKFPNIRECIQSVHTSTPLSYRDYIGCNRGSMYGYVKDVNNPLKSFISPRTRVPNLLFTGQSLNMHGILGVTISGVLTCSELLGQEYLVRKINAVSDKVKTA, from the coding sequence ATGAAAGACCATTACGACATCGTAATTATCGGCAGTGGCATGGGCGGTCTTGTAGCCGCCAATATTATGGCACGTGAGGGTAGATCGGTCTGTGTGTTGGAAAAAAACAATCAATACGGGGGTAATCTACAGACGTTCGTTAGGGAACGGACCATTTTCGATACCGGTGTACATTATCTGGGCGGACTCTCGGAAGGTCAAAATTTGCACCGTTATTTCAAGTACTTGGATATCCTGGAGGGTTTGGAGTTCAAACGACTCAACGAAGATGGTTTCGATATCATCACCTTCGATAATGATCCGAACGAATATGCCCATGCACAGGGTTATACCAATTTTGAGAATAGCTTGATCGCTCAATTTCCAGAGGAAGAAAATGCCATTAGGACCTATACGGCCAAGCTTCGGGAAACCTGTGCCAAATTTCCATTGTACAACGTGCAAGTAGGCAAACCCTACTACGAAGATTCCGATATGTTCGAGTTTCCGGCCAAACCCTTTATCGACTCCTTGACGGAGAACGAAACCTTACGCGCGGTATTAGCAGGTTCGAACCTACTCTATGCCGGTGACGCGGAAAAGAGTCCGTTTTACGTGCATGCCCTTTCCGTTAATTCCTATATCGAAAGTGCCTACCGTTGTGCCGATGGGGGCAGCCAGATTACCAAATTGCTTATTCGCAAATTAAAGGAACACGGTGGCGATGCCTTTAAACATCAAGAAGTAATCGATTTTGAAGTGGTAGATAAGAACGTCGTTTCGGTCACTACGGCCCAAGGCCTTGTTGTAAAGGGGGATGTTTTCATTTCGAACATTGAACCCAAAACCACGGTAAAATTGGTCGGCGAGGAACACTTTAGAAAATCCTATAGCAAACGCATTGCGGAAATAGACAGCACCATTTCGGCCTTTAGCATTCATGCGGTGTTAAAGCCGAATACCTTCAAATACCTAAACAAAAATTATTATCATTTCAAGGATTACGATGCCGTATGGAACGGGCACGAATACACCGAAGAGAATTGGCCCAGAACCTATATGGTGAGCATGGGTGTGCGCAAGAACCAAGATGAGTGGGGAGACCAGTTGACGGCCATAAGCTATATGCACTATAATGAAGTGGCACAGTGGGAAGATACCTTCAATACCGTAGCACGTAAAAACGATCGTGGCCAAACGTATACCGAATTCAAAAAGGCGAAAACGGAGATTTTCCTGAACGAATTGGAAAAAAAATTCCCCAATATCAGGGAATGCATTCAATCTGTTCACACCTCAACACCATTGTCGTATCGCGACTATATCGGCTGCAACCGAGGATCGATGTACGGTTACGTTAAGGATGTGAACAACCCGTTGAAGTCATTTATATCGCCCCGTACCCGTGTTCCGAATTTATTGTTTACAGGGCAGAGTCTGAACATGCATGGTATATTGGGAGTCACCATCAGCGGTGTGTTAACCTGTTCAGAGCTGCTTGGCCAAGAGTATTTGGTGCGTAAAATCAATGCCGTGAGCGACAAGGTAAAAACAGCATGA
- a CDS encoding cupin-like domain-containing protein, whose translation MGQFRTSPVKRVEHISKEDFIKYHYKPQIPVLITGLTKDWPAYEKWKLDYIQDHAGDQIVPLYDNEPAKDKESVYAPAKEMKLYDYVELLKTQPTDLRIFFYNILKEMPELLKDFEYPDIGLKFFKKLPALFFGGGKSKVFMHYDIDLPDSMHFHFHGDKVVNLFSPAQTKYLYKVPFSIHNLEDIDMDNPDFEKYPALRHAACIRAEMKHGDALYMPSGYWHSIRYLNGGFSMTLRALPRHPKRFATMLYNVLIMRNFDNVTRKFRGQKWLDYKNEWAIRRTHRNLNTVKNSDS comes from the coding sequence ATGGGTCAATTTAGAACCAGCCCGGTAAAACGGGTCGAGCACATTTCGAAGGAAGATTTTATCAAATACCACTACAAGCCTCAAATTCCGGTGTTGATCACCGGTCTGACGAAAGACTGGCCGGCCTATGAAAAATGGAAACTCGATTACATTCAGGACCATGCAGGCGATCAGATAGTACCGCTGTACGATAATGAGCCGGCAAAGGACAAGGAAAGCGTCTATGCCCCGGCAAAAGAAATGAAGCTCTATGATTACGTAGAACTACTCAAGACCCAACCGACCGATTTGCGTATCTTTTTCTATAACATCCTGAAAGAAATGCCTGAATTATTAAAGGATTTCGAGTATCCCGACATCGGCCTTAAATTCTTTAAAAAGCTTCCGGCCCTCTTTTTCGGCGGTGGTAAATCAAAAGTTTTTATGCACTACGACATCGACCTCCCGGATAGCATGCATTTTCATTTTCACGGGGATAAAGTGGTCAACCTGTTCTCCCCGGCCCAGACCAAATATTTGTACAAAGTGCCTTTCTCCATTCATAATTTGGAGGATATCGATATGGATAATCCCGATTTTGAAAAATACCCAGCCTTGCGACATGCAGCGTGTATCCGGGCCGAAATGAAACACGGTGATGCGCTATACATGCCCAGCGGCTATTGGCATTCCATCCGCTATTTGAACGGGGGTTTCTCGATGACCTTGCGGGCCTTGCCGCGCCACCCCAAACGCTTTGCGACCATGCTTTACAATGTGCTTATCATGCGGAATTTCGATAATGTTACACGAAAGTTCCGTGGACAAAAATGGCTGGACTATAAGAACGAATGGGCGATTCGTCGTACGCACCGTAATTTGAACACTGTAAAAAATAGTGACTCTTGA
- a CDS encoding C45 family autoproteolytic acyltransferase/hydolase, with translation MQRKISIKNILSCISILLILTSCGVAKSLRDMPNIGQYEADIPQRVQVSDSTYVLGDNFLTKNKQGQWELLVSGNPLEIGLKTGSLTRELFQYQEKVFIDKINELVPSEGRQKLLKKFLAWYNRKMYLNIDEQFKAEIYGISQYASADYDYIAEPYPRVLYFHGAHDIGHALKDLALVGCSSFAAWGEQTEDGKLLIGRNFDFYAGDDFAKNKIIAFVEPEEGHNFMSVTWGGFIGVLSGMNDQGLTVTINAGKSSIPLIAKTPISIVTREILQYASTIDEAIAIAKKREVFVSESIFIGSAKDKKAAVIEVSPKKFGVYEVPNSNQLICSNHFQSAAYADDKDNQKHILESHSQYRFDRMEELLEASPKMTVRDAVSLLRNKEGLDDQPIGYGNEKALNQLLAHHGIVFQPEDLKVWVSSNPYQLGEFVAYDLNTVFTGKNKSVKVASLSHPQANIEKDPFLRSEAFHAYENYRTLSRKVREAIVLETDLTAEEQQEFIRSNPEFWEVHYLIGLYNYNKGYERLALEHFLNAQTKEITTVPDRKKVEKYIRKLKRSNT, from the coding sequence ATGCAAAGAAAAATATCCATAAAAAACATACTTTCCTGTATCAGCATCTTGCTCATACTCACCTCCTGCGGGGTCGCGAAGTCGCTGCGTGATATGCCCAATATCGGTCAATACGAAGCCGATATTCCACAACGGGTACAGGTTTCGGACAGCACATATGTTTTAGGGGATAACTTTCTGACGAAAAATAAGCAGGGACAATGGGAATTGCTCGTCAGTGGCAACCCTTTGGAAATCGGGCTCAAAACGGGAAGTCTTACCCGGGAACTGTTCCAATATCAGGAGAAGGTATTTATCGATAAAATAAATGAACTGGTACCCTCCGAAGGCAGACAGAAACTGCTCAAGAAATTTCTGGCCTGGTACAATCGAAAAATGTATCTCAACATCGATGAACAGTTCAAAGCCGAAATTTACGGTATTTCGCAATATGCCTCGGCCGATTACGACTATATCGCGGAACCTTACCCCAGGGTATTGTATTTTCATGGCGCGCACGATATTGGCCATGCGCTGAAGGACTTGGCCTTGGTAGGCTGTTCTTCATTTGCCGCATGGGGTGAACAGACCGAAGATGGAAAATTACTCATAGGCAGAAATTTCGACTTCTATGCGGGAGACGATTTTGCTAAAAACAAGATTATCGCCTTTGTTGAACCTGAAGAGGGCCATAATTTTATGTCGGTCACCTGGGGCGGCTTTATCGGGGTGCTCTCGGGAATGAACGACCAGGGCTTGACCGTGACGATCAATGCCGGAAAGTCTTCCATTCCCTTGATTGCCAAAACCCCAATTTCAATCGTGACCAGGGAAATTCTGCAATACGCCTCGACGATTGACGAGGCCATTGCCATCGCGAAAAAAAGAGAGGTATTTGTATCGGAATCCATATTTATCGGAAGTGCGAAAGATAAAAAAGCCGCCGTAATCGAAGTTTCTCCTAAAAAATTCGGGGTGTATGAAGTTCCCAATTCCAATCAGCTGATCTGCTCCAATCATTTTCAAAGTGCGGCTTATGCCGATGATAAGGACAATCAAAAACACATCTTGGAGAGCCATTCGCAGTACCGTTTCGACCGTATGGAGGAGCTTTTAGAGGCCAGCCCGAAAATGACCGTGAGAGATGCCGTATCCCTATTGCGAAACAAAGAAGGGTTGGATGACCAGCCCATTGGCTACGGTAACGAAAAGGCCTTGAACCAATTGTTGGCGCATCACGGTATCGTATTTCAACCCGAGGATTTAAAAGTGTGGGTTTCCAGTAATCCCTATCAATTGGGGGAGTTTGTAGCTTATGACTTGAATACCGTTTTTACCGGCAAAAACAAAAGCGTTAAGGTGGCCTCGCTATCCCACCCCCAAGCAAATATCGAGAAAGATCCTTTTCTGCGGTCGGAAGCTTTTCATGCTTATGAAAACTACCGTACATTATCGCGAAAAGTAAGAGAGGCCATTGTGCTGGAAACCGATTTGACGGCCGAAGAACAGCAAGAATTCATTCGTAGCAATCCCGAATTTTGGGAAGTACATTACCTCATCGGCCTTTACAATTACAACAAAGGCTACGAGCGGTTGGCCTTGGAACATTTCCTGAACGCCCAGACCAAGGAAATTACGACGGTCCCAGACCGGAAAAAAGTAGAAAAGTATATTCGCAAACTTAAACGCAGTAACACCTGA
- a CDS encoding phenylacetate--CoA ligase family protein, whose protein sequence is MIPAIEQASTAEIKAFQEEKLQETLHYVIENSPYYRRIFKTHKIQVSDITTLESLSVIPVTTKEELQRYNDDFFCVPKSKIIDFVTTSGTLGEPVTVGLTDKDLDRLAYNEAISFACAGIGEDDILQLTTTMDRRFMAGLAYFLGIRKLGAGIIRVGAGIPELQWDTILKFKPTYLIVVPSFLLKLIQYAKTNSIDLTDSGIKGAICIGESLRNQDFSMNVLAKKITQDWDIELYSTYASTEMSTAFTECSERQGGHQHPELIITEIVDEHDNPVAPGTSGELVITTLGVEAMPLIRFKTGDLVVAHDSPCQCGRNTLRLGPVIGRKKQMIKYKGTTLYPPAMDNLLADFLAVKSHVIEIYHNDIGTDEIRIKIFAPQAPQGLLLKIRDHFRSKLRVSPTIETCTREEIQRLQHSKLGRKPVSVIDRR, encoded by the coding sequence ATGATTCCAGCAATCGAGCAAGCATCCACAGCCGAAATAAAAGCCTTTCAAGAAGAAAAGCTACAGGAAACCCTGCACTATGTTATTGAAAATTCTCCCTACTACCGTCGCATATTCAAAACGCATAAAATACAGGTTTCCGATATCACTACCTTGGAAAGTCTTTCCGTAATTCCCGTAACGACCAAAGAGGAGCTGCAACGTTACAACGATGATTTCTTTTGTGTTCCAAAATCAAAGATCATCGATTTTGTGACCACCTCTGGAACCTTGGGCGAACCGGTAACCGTCGGACTAACCGACAAGGATTTAGACCGTTTAGCCTATAACGAAGCCATTTCTTTCGCTTGTGCCGGAATCGGTGAAGATGATATATTACAATTGACCACTACAATGGACCGGCGTTTTATGGCGGGACTGGCTTATTTTTTGGGTATTCGCAAATTAGGTGCCGGTATTATCCGTGTAGGGGCAGGTATTCCCGAATTGCAATGGGATACGATATTAAAGTTTAAGCCGACCTACCTTATCGTAGTACCTTCTTTCTTGCTGAAACTGATTCAATACGCCAAGACGAACAGCATCGATTTGACAGATTCTGGAATCAAGGGAGCCATTTGCATTGGGGAATCGCTTCGCAATCAGGATTTCTCCATGAACGTACTAGCAAAAAAAATAACACAGGATTGGGATATCGAGCTCTATTCTACTTATGCCTCTACGGAAATGAGCACGGCCTTTACCGAATGTTCGGAGCGACAAGGCGGTCATCAACATCCCGAACTGATCATTACCGAAATCGTTGATGAGCATGACAATCCAGTTGCCCCTGGCACTTCTGGGGAACTGGTCATTACCACGCTGGGCGTCGAGGCCATGCCATTGATTCGCTTTAAGACCGGCGACCTCGTTGTTGCGCACGACTCCCCTTGCCAATGTGGCAGAAACACCTTGCGCCTGGGACCCGTAATCGGCCGAAAAAAGCAGATGATCAAATACAAGGGCACCACGCTTTATCCTCCGGCAATGGACAACCTTTTGGCCGACTTCTTAGCAGTCAAAAGTCACGTTATCGAAATTTACCACAACGACATCGGTACCGATGAAATTCGGATCAAGATATTCGCGCCGCAAGCCCCGCAAGGACTCTTACTGAAAATCAGGGACCATTTCCGTTCAAAGCTGCGGGTAAGTCCGACCATTGAAACCTGTACTAGGGAAGAAATCCAGCGGTTGCAACATTCAAAATTGGGTCGCAAACCGGTAAGTGTTATTGATCGGAGGTAG
- a CDS encoding GIY-YIG nuclease family protein translates to MKMSHIYFMANKNNTVIYIGVTSNMVRRIYQHKIKFYKGFTSKYNCNKLVYFEEFNDINQALARERQLKAGNRRRKEKLIKSMNPDWKDLSDGWLFYF, encoded by the coding sequence ATGAAAATGTCTCACATTTACTTTATGGCTAATAAGAACAATACGGTTATCTATATCGGTGTTACGAGCAATATGGTGAGGCGAATCTATCAACATAAGATTAAATTTTATAAGGGATTTACGTCAAAATATAATTGTAATAAGCTGGTGTATTTTGAGGAATTCAATGATATAAATCAAGCATTAGCTAGAGAAAGACAACTAAAGGCCGGTAATCGCAGGCGAAAAGAAAAACTGATTAAATCTATGAATCCTGATTGGAAGGATTTGTCGGATGGATGGTTGTTTTACTTTTAA